The following are from one region of the Hymenobacter radiodurans genome:
- a CDS encoding hydroxymethylglutaryl-CoA lyase: MKLIECPRDAMQGLPEFISTSAKIAYLNTLLRVGFDTLDFGSFVSPKAIPQLRDTEEVLAGLDLSNTRTKLLAIVANLRGAETAATYPQISYIGFPLSVSETFQRRNTNKTIAEALTELAEMHNVCEKAGKTLVTYLSMGFGNPYGDPWSPEVVADFTEKLADMGVRIVALSDTVGASTPATITPLFGELIPAFPQIEFGAHLHTAPVYWREKVDAAYRAGCRRFDGAIGGVGGCPMATDKLTGNMPTEKLVAYFDETGVDLDLDREAFRIAQVAAGEVFGFGKK; the protein is encoded by the coding sequence ATGAAGCTTATAGAATGCCCGCGTGATGCCATGCAGGGCTTGCCCGAGTTTATTTCCACCTCCGCCAAAATCGCCTATCTCAATACTCTGCTTCGCGTTGGTTTCGACACTTTGGATTTTGGAAGTTTTGTATCGCCGAAAGCAATTCCCCAACTCCGGGATACGGAAGAAGTGCTGGCCGGCCTCGATTTGAGCAACACCCGCACGAAGCTCCTGGCCATTGTGGCTAACCTACGCGGTGCCGAAACAGCGGCTACCTATCCTCAGATTAGCTATATCGGCTTCCCGTTATCGGTGTCCGAAACCTTTCAGCGGCGCAACACCAACAAAACCATCGCGGAAGCCCTGACGGAACTGGCCGAGATGCATAATGTGTGCGAAAAGGCCGGCAAGACGCTCGTAACCTACCTTTCGATGGGTTTTGGTAATCCATACGGCGACCCTTGGAGCCCGGAAGTAGTAGCCGATTTTACTGAGAAGCTGGCCGATATGGGCGTGCGTATCGTGGCCCTTTCCGATACAGTTGGCGCGTCTACGCCCGCGACCATCACGCCCTTATTTGGTGAGCTGATTCCGGCCTTTCCCCAAATTGAGTTTGGCGCGCACCTGCACACGGCGCCGGTATATTGGCGCGAGAAAGTAGATGCGGCTTACCGCGCTGGCTGCCGCCGCTTCGATGGCGCTATCGGTGGCGTGGGCGGCTGCCCAATGGCAACCGATAAGCTTACCGGCAACATGCCCACCGAAAAACTGGTAGCCTACTTTGATGAGACTGGCGTAGATTTGGACCTTGATCGGGAGGCCTTCCGGATTGCTCAGGTAGCGGCCGGGGAAGTCTTCGGTTTTGGTAAAAAGTAA
- a CDS encoding M23 family metallopeptidase, with translation MTLPFQETGFFRADQARAAAYRYAVREGETVRISLTLDAGADVRVFLDAFELSPDNAPPRLITSADTAAATFSYVAEDDRQHLLRVQPELLRTGRYTLRIQREPSLAFPVQGKNDVAVGSFWGVDRDAGARRHEGIDIFAKRGTPVVAAAPGLITRVDETPRGGKVVWLADTERGQHIYYAHLDQQLVQAGQTVQIGDTLGLVGNTGNARTTPPHLHFGIYRGGRGAVDPFPFVRRADALPAAPSTSAERLGQWVRVREKRADLRLSPAAKGATTVANLVRDTPLLVVGSQADYYRVEHPGGQIGYIAARSVVSAAAEPLRRELLAAATDLIKLPQAGVAPFDTLPARTSVAVLGEVSGFQLVRSAAGVVGWAAKAG, from the coding sequence GTGACGTTGCCCTTTCAGGAAACGGGCTTTTTTCGGGCCGACCAAGCCCGGGCAGCCGCTTACCGCTACGCCGTGCGCGAGGGCGAAACCGTGCGCATCAGCTTGACGCTGGATGCCGGCGCCGATGTGCGCGTTTTTCTCGATGCCTTTGAGCTTAGCCCCGACAACGCCCCTCCCCGCCTCATCACCTCTGCCGATACTGCCGCGGCCACGTTTAGCTACGTGGCGGAGGACGACCGCCAACACCTATTGCGTGTGCAGCCTGAATTGCTGCGCACCGGACGCTATACGCTACGTATTCAGCGCGAGCCCTCGCTGGCTTTCCCAGTGCAGGGCAAAAACGATGTGGCCGTAGGTAGCTTCTGGGGCGTAGACCGTGACGCTGGCGCCCGTCGCCACGAAGGCATCGATATTTTTGCCAAGCGCGGCACGCCCGTGGTAGCAGCTGCGCCGGGCCTTATCACTCGGGTAGACGAAACGCCTAGAGGCGGCAAAGTAGTCTGGCTCGCCGACACCGAGCGTGGTCAACACATTTATTACGCCCACCTCGATCAGCAGCTCGTGCAGGCCGGTCAGACGGTGCAGATAGGTGATACCTTGGGCCTCGTGGGCAATACGGGCAATGCCCGCACCACGCCGCCCCATCTGCATTTCGGCATTTACCGTGGAGGCCGCGGAGCCGTTGACCCTTTTCCTTTCGTGCGCCGCGCCGATGCACTGCCGGCGGCCCCTTCTACCAGTGCTGAGCGCCTCGGCCAATGGGTACGCGTGCGGGAGAAGCGCGCGGACCTGCGCCTCAGCCCCGCCGCGAAGGGCGCTACTACTGTAGCAAACTTAGTGCGCGATACCCCACTGCTAGTAGTAGGCAGCCAAGCCGATTATTACCGCGTGGAGCACCCTGGGGGGCAAATTGGTTATATCGCCGCCCGTTCAGTCGTGTCAGCCGCTGCGGAGCCGCTGCGTCGGGAGCTGTTGGCCGCCGCCACCGATTTGATAAAGCTACCTCAAGCCGGGGTCGCTCCGTTCGACACCTTGCCCGCCCGCACCAGCGTTGCCGTTTTAGGTGAAGTGAGTGGGTTTCAGTTGGTGCGCAGCGCAGCGGGCGTGGTAGGCTGGGCCGCCAAAGCGGGGTAA